In a genomic window of Chaetodon trifascialis isolate fChaTrf1 chromosome 8, fChaTrf1.hap1, whole genome shotgun sequence:
- the LOC139334654 gene encoding band 4.1-like protein 1 isoform X2 — protein MTTEKALAGEMKSAMEGDARRTNQVPEDHGEDDSSEKTPSKASKSPQKTTKRPKTVPVKVTLLDGSDYEAAVEKFAKGQTLLDMVCGHLNLLERDYFGLTFQDTDNSKNWLDPSKEIKKQIRVGSWIFGFSVKFYPPDPSVLIEDITRYYLCLQLRDDILSGRLPCSFVTHALLGSYTVQAEIGDYEPEEHGPDYVSDFRFAPNQTRELEERVMELHHNYRGMSPAEAEVNFLENAKKLSMYGVDLHHAKDSEGIDIMLGVSANGLLIYRDRLRINRFAWPKILKISYKRSNFYIKIRPGEYEQFESTIGFKLPNHRASKRLWKVCIEHHTFFRLVSPEPPPKGFLVIGSKFRYSGRTQAQTRQASALIDRPAPQFDRSVSKRYMLPRSIDGASALGDSMDQLSQRSSSERTQFMSREDLDQEGSLDLDHEQYHDQDQDLYTDQELDQHDLQDQDQVQKHRGTNVSTPTKTLELKGEEAGSPVDSKPEQFLDKPEDVLQKHQASINELKRALRQPNSKMAQREKRLSSATPPGGTPERKPAAGDAKLIDKQDAYEGALDNSKLEKSKTLSVGRDTFSVTLWTEANMNNCQTPKDSLKTRPGTSPKQETGLTFTNAMDETVATNGHHDSVLARNVIQENGYGSPPDKQRNVMMSRDMRHYQCEHSIHRERPTTSEAPMAVDSLPKGRIESDERHCEKIKDPSPTGVKDCNKTGNSHSEVTKIVPLKPQRSKKSLNKENKGVVNPQTQSQSDRGVFGAMGDVHMTKSKDGSCEAGRRVDDNTLLQSAADLAKENTEATKYHSEASVSYQQETLLHQQIKKELFGQQELRDCRGTTAQSQWTRGGVVHEDHLQNNSELKENLLSSCKFPTAPPRTLPLKTQWTRDRQSNMDNSHIHYRTPSQETAKRKQAETPPTPAIHEEPLNEASRDLWERRLGSVSEDDQDHDIPYLKETHLGIERKCSSITVSSTSSLEAEVDFTVLTDLHTGMEEFSRGMSELGDRDLSPDVGLCFGIDLLQQQGPSEAPPPLVSAPVSRGASSSPPAKHIQAEEVRPELKRPDVQPVVPKKPKRSVPVSSSVDRESSHREASRVTPLSREASDVMPTPTVRKTDIRTETQPNGSEVTTTIVEFTDQDHGITGLSEVSYSTRQSVSPVHMSSFGREASGSPILVTENVTSATTHVTKTVKGGYSETRIEKRIIITGDDDVDQEQALAIAIQEAKQQHPDMQVTKAVVVRETESSTEDRHRASEQS, from the exons ATGACAACAGAGAAGGCTTTGGCTGGGGAAATGAAGAGCGCAATGGAGGGTGACGCCAGGAGAACCAATCAG GTTCCAGAGGACCACGGGGAAGATGATAGCTCAGAAAAGACCCCCAGCAAAGCCTCCAAATCCCCCCAGAAAACCACCAAACGGCCCAAGACTGTCCCTGTCAAAGTCACTCTACTCGACGGCTCAGACTATGAGGCTGCAGTTGAG AAATTTGCCAAGGGCCAGACCCTGCTGGACATGGTGTGTGGCCATCTGAACCTTCTGGAGAGGGACTACTTTGGCCTGACTTTTCAGGACACTGACAACTCCAAG aATTGGTTGGATCCCTCCAAAGAGATTAAGAAGCAAATTCGGG TTGGTTCCTGGATCTTTGGGTTTTCTGTCAAGTTCTATCCTCCAGACCCGTCTGTGCTTATCGAAGACATCACCAG GTATTACCTGTGCCTGCAGCTGAGGGACGACATCCTGTCCGGTCGTCTGCCCTGTTCGTTTGTCACCCACGCCCTGCTGGGTTCCTACACCGTCCAGGCTGAAATCGGAGACTACGAGCCTGAGGAACATGGCCCTGACTATGTCAGCGACTTCCGCTTTGCACCCAACCAGACACGTGAactggaggagagagtgatggagCTGCACCATAACTATAG GGGAATGAGtccagcagaggcagaggtgaacTTTCTAGAAAATGCCAAGAAGCTCTCAATGTATGGAGTGGACCTGCATCATGCTAAG GATTCAGAGGGAATTGACATAATGCTCGGCGTGAGTGCCAACGGTCTGCTCATCTACCGAGACCGTCTAAGGATTAATCGATTCGCCTGGCCAAAAATACTCAAGATCTCCTATAAGAGAAGCAACTTCTACATCAAGATCCGCCCGGGAGAG TATGAACAGTTTGAGAGCACCATAGGCTTCAAGCTGCCCAACCACCGGGCCTCGAAGCGACTGTGGAAGGTCTGCATAGAGCACCACACCTTCTTCAG GTTGGTTTCCCCAGAGCCGCCTCCCAAGGGCTTCCTAGTGATTGGCTCCAAGTTCCGCTACAGTGGGCGGACCCAAGCCCAGACCAGACAGGCCAGTGCTCTGATTGACAGGCCTGCCCCGCAGTTCGATAGGTCCGTTAGCAAGAGGTACATGTTGCCCCGAAGCATTGATGGAG CCTCAGCTCTAGGTGACAGTATGGACCAGCTGTCCCAGCGAAGCTCCAGTGAACGTACACAGTTCATGTCCAGAGAAGACCTGGACCAAGAGGGCAGTCTGGACCTGGACCATGAACAGTACCACGACCAGGATCAGGACCTGTACACAGATCAGGAGCTAGACCAGCATGACCTTCAGGACCAAGATCAGGTTCAGAAGCATCGGGGTACCAACGTCTCAACGCCCACCAAGACTCTGGAGCTCAAG GGTGAGGAGGCAGGCTCGCCTGTAGACTCAAAACCAGAG CAGTTCTTGGATAAGCCAGAAGATGTTCTACAAAAGCACCAGGCCAGCATCAATGAGCTGAAGAGGGCTTTGAGGCAGCCTAACAGCAAGATGGCCCAGAGGGAGAAACGCCTCTCCTCAGCTACTCCTCCCGGAGGAACTCCCGAGCGGAAACCA GCGGCCGGTGATGCCAAATTGATTGACAAGCAGGATGCTTATGAAGGAGCGCTGGATAACTCTAAATTGGAAAAGAGTAAGACCTTGTCTGTGGGTAGAGACACGTTCTCTGTGACACTTTGGACTGAAGCAAACATGAACAATTGTCAAACACCCAAGGACTCTTTAAAAACTAGACCTGGAACATCacccaaacaggaaacaggactAACTTTCACGAATGCTATGGATGAAACGGTAGCAACTAACGGGCATCATGATTCTGTATTAGCGAGGAATGTCATTCAAGAAAACGGATATGGATCTCCTCCTGACAAACAGAGGAACGTGATGATGAGCAGAGATATGAGGCATTATCAGTGCGAGCACAGTATTCATCGAGAGAGACCAACGACCTCCGAAGCCCCGATGGCTGTGGATTCTCTCCCAAAGGGCAGGATTGAGAGTGATGAGAGGCattgtgagaaaataaaagaccCAAGCCCCACGGGAGTGAAAGATTGCAACAAAACAGGGAACTCACACTCAGAAGTCACCAAAATAGTTCCTCTCAAGCCACAGCGATCAAAGAAGTCTTTGAATAAGGAGAACAAAGGTGTTGTAAACCCTCAAACTCAAAGCCAGTCTGATAGAGGTGTCTTTGGTGCGATGGGGGATGTACATATGACAAAATCAAAAGACGGATCCTGCGAGGCAGGAAGGAGAGTGGATGATAATACTTTACTACAGTCTGCCGCAGATTTGGCCAAGGAAAACACAGAGGCGACCAAATACCATAGCGAAGCCTCAGTGTCCTATCAGCAGGAGACTCTGCTCCATCAACAGATTAAGAAGGAGTTGTTTGGGCAACAGGAGCTCAGGGACTGCAGGGGtacaacagcacaaagtcagtgGACAAGAGGAGGTGTGGTTCACGAAGATCACCTTCAAAACAACTCGGAGTTGAAAGAGAATCTCCTCTCTAGCTGCAAATTTCCAACAGCTCCCCCTCGAACCCTTCCTCTGAAAACGCAGTGGACacgagacagacagagcaacaTGGATAACAGCCACATTCACTACAGGACGCCCAGCCAAGAAACAGCCAAGAGGAAGCAAGCG GAGACGCCTCCCACACCTGCTATTCATGAGGAGCCTCTCAACGAAGCTTCA AGGGACCTATGGGAGAGACGCCTGGGCTCCGTCTCAGAGGATGACCAGGACCACGATATCCCGTACTTGAAGGAAACCCACCTGGGCATCGAGCGCAAATGTTCCAGCATCACAGTCAGCTCTACGTCCAGCTTGGAGGCCGAAGTGGACTTCACCGTCCTCACGGACCTGCACACGGGCATGGAGGAGTTCTCCAGGGGCATGTCAGAGCTGGGAGACCGGGATCTGTCACCTGATGTGGGTCTGTGCTTCGGCATCGACTTGCTCCAGCAGCAGGGCCCCTCAGAAGCGCCTCCTCCATTAGTGTCAGCTCCTGTGTCCAGAGGAGCCAGCAGCAGCCCACCAGCCAAACATATCCAGGCTGAAGAAGTCCGACCAGAGCTCAAACGGCCTGATGTGCAG CCTGTAGTCCCCAAAAAACCAAAGAGGTCAGTGCCAGTGTCCTCGTCGGTGGACAGGGAGTCGTCGCACAGAGAAGCCAGTCGTGTCACACCTCTCAGCAGGGAGGCCAGTGATGTGATGCCCACACCGACAGTGAGGAAGACAGACATCAGGACGGAGACTCAGCCCAatgggtcagaggtcaccacGACCATCGTGGAGTTCACAGATCAG GATCATGGTATTACTGGCCTGAGTGAAGTTTCTTACTCTACGAGACAGAGTGTGTCCCCT GTGCACATGAGCAGTTTTGGAAGAGAGGCGTCGGGGTCGCCCATCCTTGTCACTGAAAACGTTACCTCTGCAACCACTCACGTCACCAAG ACTGTCAAAGGAGGATATTCAGAGACCAGGATTGAGAAGAGGATCATAATCACAGGAGACGATGACGTAGACCAGGAGCAG GCTCTGGCTATTGCGATACAGGAAGCCAAGCAGCAGCATCCTGACATGCAGGTGACCAAGGCTGTTGTTGTCAGGGAAACAGAGTCGTCCACTGAGGATCGACACCGTGCATCAGAG CAGTCCTGA
- the LOC139334654 gene encoding band 4.1-like protein 1 isoform X6, with the protein MTTEKALAGEMKSAMEGDARRTNQVPEDHGEDDSSEKTPSKASKSPQKTTKRPKTVPVKVTLLDGSDYEAAVEKFAKGQTLLDMVCGHLNLLERDYFGLTFQDTDNSKNWLDPSKEIKKQIRVGSWIFGFSVKFYPPDPSVLIEDITRYYLCLQLRDDILSGRLPCSFVTHALLGSYTVQAEIGDYEPEEHGPDYVSDFRFAPNQTRELEERVMELHHNYRGMSPAEAEVNFLENAKKLSMYGVDLHHAKDSEGIDIMLGVSANGLLIYRDRLRINRFAWPKILKISYKRSNFYIKIRPGEYEQFESTIGFKLPNHRASKRLWKVCIEHHTFFRLVSPEPPPKGFLVIGSKFRYSGRTQAQTRQASALIDRPAPQFDRSVSKRYMLPRSIDGASALGDSMDQLSQRSSSERTQFMSREDLDQEGSLDLDHEQYHDQDQDLYTDQELDQHDLQDQDQVQKHRGTNVSTPTKTLELKGEEAGSPVDSKPEQFLDKPEDVLQKHQASINELKRALRQPNSKMAQREKRLSSATPPGGTPERKPETPPTPAIHEEPLNEASRDLWERRLGSVSEDDQDHDIPYLKETHLGIERKCSSITVSSTSSLEAEVDFTVLTDLHTGMEEFSRGMSELGDRDLSPDVGLCFGIDLLQQQGPSEAPPPLVSAPVSRGASSSPPAKHIQAEEVRPELKRPDVQPVVPKKPKRSVPVSSSVDRESSHREASRVTPLSREASDVMPTPTVRKTDIRTETQPNGSEVTTTIVEFTDQDHGITGLSEVSYSTRQSVSPVHMSSFGREASGSPILVTENVTSATTHVTKTVKGGYSETRIEKRIIITGDDDVDQEQALAIAIQEAKQQHPDMQVTKAVVVRETESSTEDRHRASEQS; encoded by the exons ATGACAACAGAGAAGGCTTTGGCTGGGGAAATGAAGAGCGCAATGGAGGGTGACGCCAGGAGAACCAATCAG GTTCCAGAGGACCACGGGGAAGATGATAGCTCAGAAAAGACCCCCAGCAAAGCCTCCAAATCCCCCCAGAAAACCACCAAACGGCCCAAGACTGTCCCTGTCAAAGTCACTCTACTCGACGGCTCAGACTATGAGGCTGCAGTTGAG AAATTTGCCAAGGGCCAGACCCTGCTGGACATGGTGTGTGGCCATCTGAACCTTCTGGAGAGGGACTACTTTGGCCTGACTTTTCAGGACACTGACAACTCCAAG aATTGGTTGGATCCCTCCAAAGAGATTAAGAAGCAAATTCGGG TTGGTTCCTGGATCTTTGGGTTTTCTGTCAAGTTCTATCCTCCAGACCCGTCTGTGCTTATCGAAGACATCACCAG GTATTACCTGTGCCTGCAGCTGAGGGACGACATCCTGTCCGGTCGTCTGCCCTGTTCGTTTGTCACCCACGCCCTGCTGGGTTCCTACACCGTCCAGGCTGAAATCGGAGACTACGAGCCTGAGGAACATGGCCCTGACTATGTCAGCGACTTCCGCTTTGCACCCAACCAGACACGTGAactggaggagagagtgatggagCTGCACCATAACTATAG GGGAATGAGtccagcagaggcagaggtgaacTTTCTAGAAAATGCCAAGAAGCTCTCAATGTATGGAGTGGACCTGCATCATGCTAAG GATTCAGAGGGAATTGACATAATGCTCGGCGTGAGTGCCAACGGTCTGCTCATCTACCGAGACCGTCTAAGGATTAATCGATTCGCCTGGCCAAAAATACTCAAGATCTCCTATAAGAGAAGCAACTTCTACATCAAGATCCGCCCGGGAGAG TATGAACAGTTTGAGAGCACCATAGGCTTCAAGCTGCCCAACCACCGGGCCTCGAAGCGACTGTGGAAGGTCTGCATAGAGCACCACACCTTCTTCAG GTTGGTTTCCCCAGAGCCGCCTCCCAAGGGCTTCCTAGTGATTGGCTCCAAGTTCCGCTACAGTGGGCGGACCCAAGCCCAGACCAGACAGGCCAGTGCTCTGATTGACAGGCCTGCCCCGCAGTTCGATAGGTCCGTTAGCAAGAGGTACATGTTGCCCCGAAGCATTGATGGAG CCTCAGCTCTAGGTGACAGTATGGACCAGCTGTCCCAGCGAAGCTCCAGTGAACGTACACAGTTCATGTCCAGAGAAGACCTGGACCAAGAGGGCAGTCTGGACCTGGACCATGAACAGTACCACGACCAGGATCAGGACCTGTACACAGATCAGGAGCTAGACCAGCATGACCTTCAGGACCAAGATCAGGTTCAGAAGCATCGGGGTACCAACGTCTCAACGCCCACCAAGACTCTGGAGCTCAAG GGTGAGGAGGCAGGCTCGCCTGTAGACTCAAAACCAGAG CAGTTCTTGGATAAGCCAGAAGATGTTCTACAAAAGCACCAGGCCAGCATCAATGAGCTGAAGAGGGCTTTGAGGCAGCCTAACAGCAAGATGGCCCAGAGGGAGAAACGCCTCTCCTCAGCTACTCCTCCCGGAGGAACTCCCGAGCGGAAACCA GAGACGCCTCCCACACCTGCTATTCATGAGGAGCCTCTCAACGAAGCTTCA AGGGACCTATGGGAGAGACGCCTGGGCTCCGTCTCAGAGGATGACCAGGACCACGATATCCCGTACTTGAAGGAAACCCACCTGGGCATCGAGCGCAAATGTTCCAGCATCACAGTCAGCTCTACGTCCAGCTTGGAGGCCGAAGTGGACTTCACCGTCCTCACGGACCTGCACACGGGCATGGAGGAGTTCTCCAGGGGCATGTCAGAGCTGGGAGACCGGGATCTGTCACCTGATGTGGGTCTGTGCTTCGGCATCGACTTGCTCCAGCAGCAGGGCCCCTCAGAAGCGCCTCCTCCATTAGTGTCAGCTCCTGTGTCCAGAGGAGCCAGCAGCAGCCCACCAGCCAAACATATCCAGGCTGAAGAAGTCCGACCAGAGCTCAAACGGCCTGATGTGCAG CCTGTAGTCCCCAAAAAACCAAAGAGGTCAGTGCCAGTGTCCTCGTCGGTGGACAGGGAGTCGTCGCACAGAGAAGCCAGTCGTGTCACACCTCTCAGCAGGGAGGCCAGTGATGTGATGCCCACACCGACAGTGAGGAAGACAGACATCAGGACGGAGACTCAGCCCAatgggtcagaggtcaccacGACCATCGTGGAGTTCACAGATCAG GATCATGGTATTACTGGCCTGAGTGAAGTTTCTTACTCTACGAGACAGAGTGTGTCCCCT GTGCACATGAGCAGTTTTGGAAGAGAGGCGTCGGGGTCGCCCATCCTTGTCACTGAAAACGTTACCTCTGCAACCACTCACGTCACCAAG ACTGTCAAAGGAGGATATTCAGAGACCAGGATTGAGAAGAGGATCATAATCACAGGAGACGATGACGTAGACCAGGAGCAG GCTCTGGCTATTGCGATACAGGAAGCCAAGCAGCAGCATCCTGACATGCAGGTGACCAAGGCTGTTGTTGTCAGGGAAACAGAGTCGTCCACTGAGGATCGACACCGTGCATCAGAG CAGTCCTGA
- the LOC139334654 gene encoding band 4.1-like protein 1 isoform X7, with the protein MTTEKALAGEMKSAMEGDARRTNQVPEDHGEDDSSEKTPSKASKSPQKTTKRPKTVPVKVTLLDGSDYEAAVEKFAKGQTLLDMVCGHLNLLERDYFGLTFQDTDNSKNWLDPSKEIKKQIRVGSWIFGFSVKFYPPDPSVLIEDITRYYLCLQLRDDILSGRLPCSFVTHALLGSYTVQAEIGDYEPEEHGPDYVSDFRFAPNQTRELEERVMELHHNYRGMSPAEAEVNFLENAKKLSMYGVDLHHAKDSEGIDIMLGVSANGLLIYRDRLRINRFAWPKILKISYKRSNFYIKIRPGEYEQFESTIGFKLPNHRASKRLWKVCIEHHTFFRLVSPEPPPKGFLVIGSKFRYSGRTQAQTRQASALIDRPAPQFDRSVSKRYMLPRSIDGASALGDSMDQLSQRSSSERTQFMSREDLDQEGSLDLDHEQYHDQDQDLYTDQELDQHDLQDQDQVQKHRGTNVSTPTKTLELKGEEAGSPVDSKPEQFLDKPEDVLQKHQASINELKRALRQPNSKMAQREKRLSSATPPGGTPERKPETPPTPAIHEEPLNEASRDLWERRLGSVSEDDQDHDIPYLKETHLGIERKCSSITVSSTSSLEAEVDFTVLTDLHTGMEEFSRGMSELGDRDLSPDVGLCFGIDLLQQQGPSEAPPPLVSAPVSRGASSSPPAKHIQAEEVRPELKRPDVQPVVPKKPKRSVPVSSSVDRESSHREASRVTPLSREASDVMPTPTVRKTDIRTETQPNGSEVTTTIVEFTDQDHGITGLSEVSYSTRQSVSPVHMSSFGREASGSPILVTENVTSATTHVTKTVKGGYSETRIEKRIIITGDDDVDQEQALAIAIQEAKQQHPDMQVTKAVVVRETESSTEDRHRASES; encoded by the exons ATGACAACAGAGAAGGCTTTGGCTGGGGAAATGAAGAGCGCAATGGAGGGTGACGCCAGGAGAACCAATCAG GTTCCAGAGGACCACGGGGAAGATGATAGCTCAGAAAAGACCCCCAGCAAAGCCTCCAAATCCCCCCAGAAAACCACCAAACGGCCCAAGACTGTCCCTGTCAAAGTCACTCTACTCGACGGCTCAGACTATGAGGCTGCAGTTGAG AAATTTGCCAAGGGCCAGACCCTGCTGGACATGGTGTGTGGCCATCTGAACCTTCTGGAGAGGGACTACTTTGGCCTGACTTTTCAGGACACTGACAACTCCAAG aATTGGTTGGATCCCTCCAAAGAGATTAAGAAGCAAATTCGGG TTGGTTCCTGGATCTTTGGGTTTTCTGTCAAGTTCTATCCTCCAGACCCGTCTGTGCTTATCGAAGACATCACCAG GTATTACCTGTGCCTGCAGCTGAGGGACGACATCCTGTCCGGTCGTCTGCCCTGTTCGTTTGTCACCCACGCCCTGCTGGGTTCCTACACCGTCCAGGCTGAAATCGGAGACTACGAGCCTGAGGAACATGGCCCTGACTATGTCAGCGACTTCCGCTTTGCACCCAACCAGACACGTGAactggaggagagagtgatggagCTGCACCATAACTATAG GGGAATGAGtccagcagaggcagaggtgaacTTTCTAGAAAATGCCAAGAAGCTCTCAATGTATGGAGTGGACCTGCATCATGCTAAG GATTCAGAGGGAATTGACATAATGCTCGGCGTGAGTGCCAACGGTCTGCTCATCTACCGAGACCGTCTAAGGATTAATCGATTCGCCTGGCCAAAAATACTCAAGATCTCCTATAAGAGAAGCAACTTCTACATCAAGATCCGCCCGGGAGAG TATGAACAGTTTGAGAGCACCATAGGCTTCAAGCTGCCCAACCACCGGGCCTCGAAGCGACTGTGGAAGGTCTGCATAGAGCACCACACCTTCTTCAG GTTGGTTTCCCCAGAGCCGCCTCCCAAGGGCTTCCTAGTGATTGGCTCCAAGTTCCGCTACAGTGGGCGGACCCAAGCCCAGACCAGACAGGCCAGTGCTCTGATTGACAGGCCTGCCCCGCAGTTCGATAGGTCCGTTAGCAAGAGGTACATGTTGCCCCGAAGCATTGATGGAG CCTCAGCTCTAGGTGACAGTATGGACCAGCTGTCCCAGCGAAGCTCCAGTGAACGTACACAGTTCATGTCCAGAGAAGACCTGGACCAAGAGGGCAGTCTGGACCTGGACCATGAACAGTACCACGACCAGGATCAGGACCTGTACACAGATCAGGAGCTAGACCAGCATGACCTTCAGGACCAAGATCAGGTTCAGAAGCATCGGGGTACCAACGTCTCAACGCCCACCAAGACTCTGGAGCTCAAG GGTGAGGAGGCAGGCTCGCCTGTAGACTCAAAACCAGAG CAGTTCTTGGATAAGCCAGAAGATGTTCTACAAAAGCACCAGGCCAGCATCAATGAGCTGAAGAGGGCTTTGAGGCAGCCTAACAGCAAGATGGCCCAGAGGGAGAAACGCCTCTCCTCAGCTACTCCTCCCGGAGGAACTCCCGAGCGGAAACCA GAGACGCCTCCCACACCTGCTATTCATGAGGAGCCTCTCAACGAAGCTTCA AGGGACCTATGGGAGAGACGCCTGGGCTCCGTCTCAGAGGATGACCAGGACCACGATATCCCGTACTTGAAGGAAACCCACCTGGGCATCGAGCGCAAATGTTCCAGCATCACAGTCAGCTCTACGTCCAGCTTGGAGGCCGAAGTGGACTTCACCGTCCTCACGGACCTGCACACGGGCATGGAGGAGTTCTCCAGGGGCATGTCAGAGCTGGGAGACCGGGATCTGTCACCTGATGTGGGTCTGTGCTTCGGCATCGACTTGCTCCAGCAGCAGGGCCCCTCAGAAGCGCCTCCTCCATTAGTGTCAGCTCCTGTGTCCAGAGGAGCCAGCAGCAGCCCACCAGCCAAACATATCCAGGCTGAAGAAGTCCGACCAGAGCTCAAACGGCCTGATGTGCAG CCTGTAGTCCCCAAAAAACCAAAGAGGTCAGTGCCAGTGTCCTCGTCGGTGGACAGGGAGTCGTCGCACAGAGAAGCCAGTCGTGTCACACCTCTCAGCAGGGAGGCCAGTGATGTGATGCCCACACCGACAGTGAGGAAGACAGACATCAGGACGGAGACTCAGCCCAatgggtcagaggtcaccacGACCATCGTGGAGTTCACAGATCAG GATCATGGTATTACTGGCCTGAGTGAAGTTTCTTACTCTACGAGACAGAGTGTGTCCCCT GTGCACATGAGCAGTTTTGGAAGAGAGGCGTCGGGGTCGCCCATCCTTGTCACTGAAAACGTTACCTCTGCAACCACTCACGTCACCAAG ACTGTCAAAGGAGGATATTCAGAGACCAGGATTGAGAAGAGGATCATAATCACAGGAGACGATGACGTAGACCAGGAGCAG GCTCTGGCTATTGCGATACAGGAAGCCAAGCAGCAGCATCCTGACATGCAGGTGACCAAGGCTGTTGTTGTCAGGGAAACAGAGTCGTCCACTGAGGATCGACACCGTGCATCAGAG TCCTGA